One stretch of Mus caroli unplaced genomic scaffold, CAROLI_EIJ_v1.1 scaffold_20694_1, whole genome shotgun sequence DNA includes these proteins:
- the LOC110288364 gene encoding olfactory receptor 4K15-like, translating into MNERNYSRVTEFVLLGLSSSKELQPFLFLIFSLLYLATLLGNFLIILTVISDSRLHTPMYFLLANLSFVDMCVASFATPKMLADFLVERKTISFEACLAQIFFMHLFGGGEMVLLVSMAYDRYVAICKPLHYMTIMSRCVCINLVIIPWFLGFIHTMSQLAFTVNLPFCGPNQVDIFFCDLPLVTKLACTDTYFVSLLIVADSGVLTLSTFVFLVISYTVVLITVRNRSSASMAKARSTLTAHITVVVLFFGPCIFIYAWPFNGYSVDKVLAVFYTIFTPILNPLIYTLRNKEVKTAMSKLKGCCLKPRQVSELVRNVLFL; encoded by the coding sequence ATGAATGAAAGAAATTACTCTCGTGTGACAGAGTTTGTGCTGTTGGGTCTGTCTAGTTCAAAGGAGCTCCAGCCTTTCCTGTTTCTCATATTTTCACTGCTGTACCTAGCAACACTGTTGGGCAACTTCCTCATCATCCTCACAGTGATTTCAGACTCACGActtcacacccccatgtacttccTGCTTGCAAACTTATCTTTTGTAGATATGTGTGTAGCCTCTTTTGCTACCCCCAAAATGCTTGCTGACTTTCTGGTTGAACGAAAAACTATATCCTTTGAAGCCTGCTTGGCTCAAATTTTCTTTATGCATCTATTTGGTGGTGGTGAGATGGTACTTCTAGTATccatggcctatgatcgctatgttgCAATATGCAAGCCTCTCCACTACATGACAATCATGAGTCGCTGTGTCTGTATCAATCTGGTCATCATCCCCTGGTTTTTGGGTTTCATCCATACAATGAGCCAGTTGGCATTCACTGTTAACTTGCCATTTTGTGGTCCTAACCAGGtggacatttttttctgtgatctACCACTGGTGACCAAGCTTGCTTGCACAGACACTTATTTTGTCAGCTTACTAATAGTTGCAGACAGTGGCGTTCTCACACTGAGTACATTTGTCTTCTTGGTCATCTCCTACACTGTGGTTCTAATTACTGTTAGGAATCGTTCCTCTGCTAGCATGGCCAAGGCCCGATCCACCCTAACTGCTCACATCACTGTAGTTGTACTATTCTTTGGACCATGCATTTTTATCTATGCATGGCCCTTTAATGGCTATTCAGTTGACAAAGTCCTTGCTGTGTTCTATACCATCTTCACACCCATTTTAAACCCACTTATCTACACTCTGAGAAACAAAGAGGTGAAAACAGCTATGTCAAAGCTGAAGGGTTGCTGTCTAAAACCTAGGCAGGTTTCTGAACTGGtaagaaatgttctttttctgtaa